GCCCAGGGCCACGGCGGCGGTCCAGAGCATGAGGCTGGTGGGGGCCGCGCCTGAACGGGCCAGGGCGAAGGTCAGGGGCAGCGCAGCGGCGCCGTACAGGTGGCCCAGGCCCAGTGCAGACGCCGAGAACCGGGCGTAGCGTTCGGTCAGGTGTTGCAGCTGCGTGTAATCGGCGGGCAGGGGAGAGGAGGCGGTCATGGCCTTACCTCGCTGCCGGGCGCTGGCCCAGGCGTGGCGCCACGAGCAACACCACGCCGCCCAGCAGCACCACCGGCTTGACCAGCAGCAACAGACCCAGGGCCACCAGAATTACCCCCAGGACCAACCCGGCCGCCACCCGGCGCTCCGGCACCAACGCGGCCACGACCAGGGCCAGCACCAGCGGCAGCACGAGACTGGCCGCCGGAGTGCCCGTCAGTTGGCTGCTGGCCAAGGTGGCCAGGGCCATCAGAGACAGAGTGATGCGCTGGGCCTCTGCCGAGGTCAGCGACCAGGACTGGGGCAACCGGGGACGGATCAAGGTCTGTGGCATAAACTAAGTTTGCATCACAGACCGGTCTGTGTCAAGGAGGGGTTTGTGATGTTAATGGCGGTCGGGCCTGCCCCCACGAGCCATCTCCTCTCTGCGTGAAGATCAGCGTTCCTGTCCCCGTATGTTCAGAGGCTGCCCAGCCATAGAAAAAGGCGCCCGGAGGCGCCGTCGGTGGGTTGAGAGCAGGGCTGAGAGGTTGAATGTGGGGTCACAGCGGCCCAGCGGCGCCGGAGCCAGACCCCCGGATGCTCGGCAGTCCTGCAGGTTCCCGCTCTCAGGTGAGGTGAATGGGCAGGGTGGGGGCCAGCCACACGCGGCCGGTGCCCCGGTAGGCCTGCACGAAGCCTTCGCCGGTCTTGCCGCTGCCCAACAGGCCACGGGCGCTGCGCTCCACCTTGAACTCCAGGCCATCGGTGTAGGCCACCACCAGATTGCCGTCCACCTTCAGGGTCTCGCCGCGCAGTTCCAGCACTTGGAATTCTTCGGGCGGCACCGGGCTTTGCAGGGCGAAGATCCCGCTGCCCGTCAGCTTGGGCTGCACGCGGCCCTCGCCGCTGCCCACGGCCTGGGCAAAGCCCTGGTTCACGTGGCGGCCCACCTGCAGGTCGCCCACGCAGGCCACGAAGGCGCCGTCATCCACGATCAGGCTCTCGCCGCGCAGTTCGCCCAGCAGCAGGTGAAGGCGGGTGGGTTCGGTAAAGAGGGTGCCGCTGCCCTTGTAGGCGGTTTTGTACATGCCTTCGCCTGTGGCCGCCGCTGTGACGGCCCCGCGCAGAAAGCCGCCCAGGCCGCCGCCACTGCCGCTGGCGCTGACCGCCTGCATCTCCAGTTCGCCGCGCAGGTACTGCAGGGCGCCGGGTTCCAGCACTGCCTGCCCGCCGCCCACATGCACCGCCAGCTGCCGCCAGCGCCGGGGGCGCGATAAGGACTGGTGGTAGCCGCTGAGGGGCGCTTCCATGGGCGCGGCGCTGTACTCAATGACTTCCAGCTTGTGGCCGTGGGCGCTCAGTTCGCGTTCGGTGCTGCCAGTCCAGGTGAAGTCCATGTGGACGGGTACGCGGGGTGTGGCCCAATCGTTCCCAGGGTCACCATGCCCCGGCGTGGCGCTGGCCCTGGGCTCCTCCTTCACGCCAGGGTCAGGGCGCGCAATTCATGCAGCCCAGGCGTGTGCAGTTCGGCGCGGTCGCGGCCCCCCGCCTTGGCCACGTACAGCCGGGCGTCGGCCAGCTTCAGCAGGTCGCCCACCGCTGGCGCTTCCTGCAGCGTGGCGCCCCCCAGGCTGAGGGTCACGGTGACTCCGCCTGTCATAGGCGCGCTGCGCACCGCCTGTTGCAGCGCGGCGCTCAGGGCGTCGGCGGGCACGCCGGGGGACAGCAGCACCAGAAATTCCTCGCCGCCCCAGCGCGCCACCTCGCCGCGCCCGGCCAGGGTCCGGCGCAGCCGCGCGGCCACCTCGCGCAGCACCTCGTCGCCTGCGTCGTGGCCCAGGCGGTCATTGATGGCCTTGAAGCGGTCAATATCCAGCAGCAGCGCCGCCGCGCCCTGTCCGGCCTGGGCGGCGCGCTGCAGGCGGTCCATCATGGCGCGGCGGTTGGGCAGGCCCGTCAGGGGATCGGTCAGGGCCAGCCGGGCGTAGGCGCGGGCCTCGGCGCGTTCCAGCGACACCGCCTGCCCAAAGGTGGACAGGTGCGCGGCCAGCAGCCCCACCAGTCCCAGTTCCCACAGCAGGGCCACGGGGCCGCCCCGCAGCGCCACGGCCACGCCGTAGGCCGCAAAGACCCCCAGCACGTAGGCCAGCGCCCCCGGCAGCGGCAGAATGCTGAACCCCGCCAGAAACAGAAAGCTGCCGGCAAACAGCAGCTGCGCCGACACCTCTCCCCCGGGTGGCACCTTCAGCAGTTGGGCCAGCACCAGCCCCGTGGCCGCCAGCAGCACCCCGTAGTCCACCCAGCGCCAGGGCACGCGCCGGGTCAGCAGCAGGGCCCAGGCGCCCGCGCAGACCAGCGCGCCCAGCAGCGGCCAGTGCGCAGCGGCCCCCGGCTGCCCCAGCAGCAGCGCCCCCACCGCCAACTGCATCACACTGGCCAGCCCACTCACCCACAGGTACATCCGGCGGCGGTTGGCCTCTGTCAGGCGCCAGCGCGGCCGGGCGTTCATGGCCCCACCGTACGGGGCCCCCCCTTCCAGTTTTCTCACGCATGGGAAGACTGAACGTTAAAGGGTTAAGGTACATGCCTCAGCCAACAACAGAAAGTCCCCAGGCGTGAACCCGGGGACTGTTCGGCTGGGGGTGCTTAGACGGCGAGCACCTGACGGCCGTCGTAATAGCCGCAGCTGGGGCAGATGTGGTGGCTGAGCTTCTTGGCGTGGCACTGGGGGCACTCGCTCAGGTTGGGGGCCACGAGGGCGTGGTGGCTGCGGCGCATGTCGCGCTTGCTCTTGCTGGTCTTCTTCTTGGGAACGGGGTGCTTGGCCATGTTGGGTTCTCCTGGGCCGCGCGGCGTTTGCTCGCCGGGGCGCGATTCTCGGGCCGCAGGGGGGCGCCCCCGGCCGAGACAACAGCCGGGAGTATACCATATGCCGCCCAGGTGAAGCCACGGCCAGGACAGGGGGCACTGTGGGGGAGGGTGGTGGGGCTCGGCCACGCCCGGCGCGCCCCCGTTACAGTGGAGCCGTGCACGAGCTGGAGTGGTCGCCCATCACGCTGGAAGCGGGCCTGCGCGCCCTGGACCTGATCGGCGTGCTGGCCTTTGCCCTGTCGGGGGCGCTGCTGGCGGTGCGCAAGCGGTTTGACCTGTTTGGCGTGCTGGTGCTGGGTTGCGTGACCGCCGTGGGCGGCGGCGCCATCCGCGACACCCTGACCGGACAGACCCCGCCCCTCTTTCTGCGCGACGAGGCGTACCTGTGGGCGGCGCTGCTGGGTTCCGGGCTGGCGTTTCTGTTCGGGGCGCGGCTGGCCCGCTTTGAGCGCACCCTCAGCCTGTTTGACACGGCCGGGCTGGCGCTGTTTGCGGCGTCGGGGGCCATTGGGGCAATCAACTTCGGGCTGGGGCCGCTGGGCGTGGTGTTTGCGGGCATGCTGTCCGGGGTGGGCGGCGGTGTGATCCGCGACCTGATTGCCAACGAGGTACCGGAAATCATGTACCGCAGCGAGCAGCTGTATGCCACCGCCGCCGCTGCAGGCGCGCTGACGGTGTGGCTGCTGTACCCGCATGTCACGCCGTTTCAGGCGCAGTTTGGCGGGGCGCTGGTGGTGGCGCTGCTGCGCTGGCTCTCGCGCCGGGGCTGGGCCCGCCTGCCAGTGCGCCGCCTCCCCGAGGGCTAAGAAGAAAGGGAAGCGCGAATCAAACAGGTCAATCGGAGCGGGAGAGAGCAATGGTTCGGCTGGTGTTCAAGCCCGGCAAAGTGGCAGGGGCGAGAACGTCAGCCCGGGCATCGGGTCCCCATCCCAGCCTTTGCGGGTCCCGTACAAGGAGGGAAAGCGCCGCGTTGATTGAGTCGCCCCGCCCCAACTGAACCCGGCTGCAAAATCAGGGCTCGGGTGTGGTCTTGGCACCCCGGCTCAGTTCCCATTTCTGGGCCTTGCCGCCAGAAGCCACCCCAGCGGTAAGCGGGCGTACAGGTGACCAGGGCGGGCCCTGGTACAAGGGGAGGCCATGATTCACGATGCGCGTGTGCAGCCGCTGCGCCCCGGGGAAGCGGGCCGGCGCGGGTTCGTGTTGCTGTGGGTGCAGGCCAGCGTGCGGGTGCGCGACAACCACGCCCTGGAATACGCCGTGCAGGAGGCCAGCCGCCTGGATTTGCCGCTGGTGGCGGTCTTTGGCCTGACCCCCGCGTACCCCGAGGCCAACGCCCGGCACTACCTGTATCTGCTGGAGGGTCTGCGCGACCTGCGACGTGAGCTGGCGGCGCGCGGCATTCCCCTGCGCGTGGCCCTGGGCACGCCGCCCGAGGTGGCCCTGCAGGCGGCGCAGGAAGGCGCGGCCCTGGTGGTCACCGACGTAGGGTACGTGCGCGTGGCGCGCGAGTGGCGGGCGTGGCTGCGCGAGCGGCTGACGGTGCCGCTGGTGCAGGTGGAATCCGAAGCCGTGGTGCCGGTGCGCGTGGCCAGCCCCAAGCTGGAGGTGGGCGCGCGCACCCTGCGCCCCAAACTGCACCGCCTCTGGCACGAGTATCTGGTGCCCCTGGAGCCGCGCGAGCTGCGCCGCACCACCACCGACTGGGCCCTGGGCCTGGACCTGCACAGCCCCGCCGCGCAGGTATCAGCCCTGCCCGTGGATCACAGCGTGCCCCCCGGCGCCGAGGAAGGCGGTGAGCACGCCGCGCTGGACCTGCTGGAAGACTTCGTGACCCGCAAGCTGGAGACCTACCACCTGCGCCGGAACGACCCCACGGTGGACGGCAGCAGCCGCCTGAGCGCCGCGCTGCACTACGGCCACCTCTCGCCCCTGACCGCTGCCCTGGCCGCCCGTGAGCACCCCGGCCCCGGCACCGACATGTTCCTGGAAGAGCTGATCGTGCGCCGCGAACTGAGCTTTAACCTCTGCACCTACAACCCCGCCTATGACCGCTACGAGGGCCTGCCCGCCTGGGCCCGCGCCACCCTGGAAGAGCACGCCGGGGACCCGCGCGAGGCCCTGTACACCCGCGAGGAACTGGACGCCGCGCAGACCCACGACCCTTACTGGAACGCCGCCCAGCGCCAGATGACCCGCACCGGGCGCATGCACAACTACATGCGCATGTACTGGGGCAAGAAGGTGCTGGAATGGACCCACACGCCCCAGGCCGCCTACGAAACGCTGGTGTGGCTGAACAACCGCTACGAGCAGGACGGCCGCAACCCCAATTCCTGGGCGGGGCTGGACTGGGTGTTCGGGCAGCACGACCGCCCCTGGGCGCGGCGCCCCGTGTTCGGCATGGTGCGCTCCATGACCGCCGCTGGCCTAAGGCGCAAGTTCGACGCCGATCTGTACGCGCGCCAGTGGGCGTAGGGGCGCCCTTACAGTGGAGCCCATGAGGGCCCCCAGCATCCCCGAGCTTGCCTGCCACACCACCGTCAGCGGCGCGCGCCTGTACACCCTGCCGCTGCGCGCCTTTACGGGCCTGCGCGCCAATGCCTACCTCGCCGTGCAGGGCGACCCGGCGCGGCCCGGGTACACCGCCCTGGTGGACACCGGCAGCGCCCAGCCGGACAGCGTGGCTGACCTGCAGGCCGCCCTGGCGGCGGTGCGCGCGGCGGGTGAAGCGGTGACCTGGGACACGCTGCGCCGCGTGGTGCTCACCCATCCGCACCCCGACCACGCCGGTGGGCTGGCCGCCGTGCGCGCCCTGAGCCCGGCCCCGGTGGCGGCGCACGAGTGGGCCGTGCCCATTCTGGAACGCCCGGAAGAGCGGCGCGACGCCTGGACCGTCGCCGTGGACGGCCACCTGCGCTGGGCCGGGATTCCGCTGGACAGCGATTACGCCGCCCGGCTGCGGCGCCGGGGCCAGAACCTGATGCAGCCGCCCGCCGGGCCCGTGGAGGCGCTGCGGGACGGGGACCGGCTAGACGGCCTTTTTGAGGTGCTGCACACCCCCGGTCACGACGGCGCGCAGGTGTGCCTGCGGCTGGACGAGGTGCTGCTCAGCGCCGATCACCTGCTGCCCCACCACTCGCCGCCGCTGATGCCCGAGCGCTACCAGCGCGGCGCGGGGGTGCGCCACTACCTCGCTGCGCTGGACCGGGTGGCCGCCCTGCCGGGGATCACGCTGGCCCTGGGCGGCCACGACGGTCCCATGCCCGACCCCCAGGGCCGCATTCAGGGCCTGCGGGCGCGGCTGCAGGCCAAGCTGGCCGCCGCCCGCGCCGCTGCCCAGACCCCCACCACCATCTTTGACCTGACGCATCGCCTGCACCCCACCCTGCGCCCGCTGCAGGCGATCTTGCTGCTGGACCAGACGGCGGCGCTGGTGGAGCACTTGGTCGAAACCGGCGCGGTGCAGGCCGACACCCGGGACGACGGCGCCCTGCTGGTGCAGGCCCGGTGAGCGGGGCCGCACTGCCCCCCGGGGTGCTGGCCCACTGGGGCTTGAGAACTTCGAACCCCCTGGGGGGCCGCCTGAACCAGCACTGGGCGGTGCAGGTGCAGGGGGAGCGTGCGGCCTTGCGCCGCTGGCACGGCGACGAGGCCCAGGTGCGCTATGAAGCGGCCCTGGTGCAGCAGGTTTCAGGCCTGGGCTGGGCAGTACCCACGCTGCTGGCAGAGCCGCTGCTGGCCCAGGGCGCGTGGTGGAGCCTGCACGCCTGGGTGCCGGGCGAGGCCCCGGCGCGTGAGGCCGCCCGGCAGCGGGGCCGCTGGCTGGCAGAGGTGCACGCGGCTTTTGCGGCCCTGCCCCCGCTGCCGCCGCGTCCCGGCTGGCGCCCCGCCCACGCCGCGCTGTTGGACGCAGAGACGGACGCCCTGCTGGACCGCTGCGAGGCCGCCCGGCCCGCTGAGGTGCGCCTGTACCGCTGGCACCTGCACCGGGCGCGGGTGGCGCTGGAGGGGCTCAATCTTCAGGATCGCCCCAGTCATCTGCTGCACGGCGACTTCACCGCCTGGAACCTGCGCGCGCAGGGCGGGCGCCTGACGGGGCTCCTGGACTTTGAGCTGGCCCGCCCCGACGACCCGGTGGCCGAGTTCGCGCTGGCGTGGCGCGGCGTGCACGACGAGGTGGTGGCAGGGTACGACGAGTTACACCCCCTGGGTGACGAGGCCCGCGCCCTGCTGACCCCATTGTGGTGGGCCCACCTGCTGGAGGGCGCCGCCCTTCACCTGCGCGCCGGCACCCAGGACGACGGCTGGACCGCGCGCAAGCTGCAGGTGCGCTCACCCCTGATGGGCCCGCTCGCCGCGCCCTACCCGGGCTGAGGGGTCAGCTGCGGTACCTTAGAGCGTTATGACCCCGGAGCGTTACGCCAAGATTCTGCGCGTGCTGAGCAGGCGCCAGCCCACCCTGACGGTCCTGATGGACGAGGTGAACAAGCCCCACAACCTCTCGGCCATCGTGCGCACCTGCGACGCGGTGGGGGTGCTGCGCGCCCACGCCGTGCCCCCCCGGGGCGGCAAGCTGGCCGACTTTGAGGGCCACACCTTCGAAGCCACCAGCGGCAGCGCCCACAAATGGGTGCCGGTGCAGCGCCACGCCGACGCCGTGCAGGCCGTGCGCGAGTTACAGGCGCAGGGCTTTGCGGTGCTGGCCACCCACCTCTCGCAGCGCAGCGTGGACTACCGCGAGGCCGATTACACCCGGCCCACCTGCGTGCTGCTGGGCGCCGAGAAATGGGGCGTGTCGGATGAAGCCGCCGAGGCCGCTGACATGAATATCGTCGTGCCCATGTTTGGCATGGTGCAGAGCCTGAACGTGTCGGTGGCGGCGGCGACCATCCTGTTCGAGGCGCAGCGTCAGCGGCTGGCCGCCGGCCTGTACGACACGCCCCAGCTGAGCCCCGAGCAGCTGCGCGCCTGGGCCTTTGAGTGGGCCTACCCGGATCTGGCCCCCGCCTACCGTGAGCGCGGCGAAGCCTACCCGGCACTGGACGAGCACGGCCAGATCGTGGGGAACTGAGAGGGGAGACGGCAAAATCCACGCGGGGTCAGCGCTCTCTGCCACGCAGGCATGTCTGGTGCGCCCGGAGGCGCTGGGCTCTCTAGCGAACCGTCACCATGACATACCCAGCACTGACCGCATTCATGGCTGAGCCCACCCCAGGAATCCGAACTTCAATCGCGTATCGGCCAGGGGCGAGGACCAGTGTGCGGGCTTCCTGATGGACTTTCCCAGGCGCGATCACTTGCTCGCGGACATCTGCGGTGCAAAACGATTGTTGCTCTGCGGCGTTCGGATACACCACGTCCCTTGATCCGGCCTTGAGGACACGAACGCGCAGACTTGGGGTGCAGTCTTGCTGCGGGTCTCTGCTCCAGAACAGGCGCAGAGGCGTGCCCTGTGTATTGGTCAGTTGCGCGCTCACGACCACTTCGCCAGCCTTTTGGCCAGGCTTCACAGCCAATTTCGTGGTGAGGCCTGCGAAGGAAGTGAGGCCCAGTGCCGCAGAGGAAACGAGGGCCATGCAGGACATGACCAGCCAGCGTGAAGAAGAGGACACACGGCATGATGCCATGCCCCGAACTTTGCAGGACGTTCTTTTGTGCCCAGAACAGAGCCCGGAGGGGTTGAAGTTGTCCCCCTCGCCCCCATGTGGGCGAACGAAGCGAGTCTCCGTGGCAGACAGCGGCACCCACAGAATCAAGGGGCTGCCTTTCAGCGCCAGCGTGGACCGGACAGCCGTTACGAGGAGGGCTGACCGCAGATGCTGAGCCAGCGACGCCTGCGTGAGCCCAGCAGAGGTTGTGGCCATGGAGCAGACGGCGCCAGAGCTGGTTGACGGGAGATCGCGCCAGGCGTAGCGGAAGCAAGTTTGAGGCGGATCAAATAGACAGAAGGTGGCCAGGACATGCCGCGTGATGCAGGGCCAGCCCCCAAGCGTACGCCTCACAGTCCCATTCCTGTACGAGAGACAACTCAAGTGCGGTCTGGACCCAGGCTGGGCCGCTGCTGTGAAACCCGTTCCCTGTGTTTGGCCCAATGCCGCTGAACCTCTTGCGGCGTGCCCAGCCCTCAGCTGGCGCCTGGCCGTCCTGGAGTACTTGCGTGCAAATCGTTCATGAACCCCGAAGGTCGCGGCCCTGGGGTTCGCTAGACTGGGCAGCGCCGCGCCTCTTGAGCCCCCCTTTGAGGGGGCTGTGGGGCCAGAGGTTTTAAACACATGAACAAACTCGTGAAGCAGGCGGCCCACGCCGCCCCCGGTGACCGCTGATGTTTGGTCTGGAGATGCCGCCCATCAACGCCGAATTCTGGGCGATCCTGGGCACCCTCATTCTGCTCGAAGGCCTGCTGTCGGCCGACAACGCGCTGGTGCTGGCCGTGATGGTCCGGCACCTCAAGGGCGACCTGCAGCGCAAGGCCCTGGCCTACGGCATTGGGGGGGCCGTGGTGCTGCGCATTCTGGGCGTGCTGCTGGCCAGCTACATCCTGGAATACTGGTGGCTGCGCGCCTTCGGGGCGCTGTATCTGGCGTATCTGGCGGTGTCGCATTTCCTCAAGCACCGCACCAGCGAGGATGAGGGTGACCAGAAGGCCAAGGGCCGGGGCTTCTGGGCCACCGTGGTGCTGCTGAACCTCACCGACCTTGCCTTCAGCGTGGATTCCATTCTGGCGGGCGTGGCGCTCATTCCGCGCGGCATGCCCCGCGAGCAGGGCCTGACCATCGTGGTGTTCGGCGGCATTGTTGGCCTGATCCTCATGCGAATTGCGGCCACCGTGTTCCTGAAGCTGCTGAACAAGTACCCCTCGTTTGACCATGTGGCCTACGCGCTGGTGGGCTGGATTGCCGTGAAGCTGGGCCTGGAAACGCTGGAGGCCGCCCACGAGATCTACCCGGCCGTGCCCTACTGGCACATGCCCACGCCCATCTTCTGGGGCATCATGGCGGCCATTGCGATTATCGGGTCGTTCCTGGCGACCCGCCGCCCCGCCATGACCGACGCCGCTGCCGAAGCCAAGGCCGAGGCCGTGGTGCACGAATTCGACGACACAGTGGCCGACGCGTCCGACGGCCGCATAGACGGTCGCTGAGCCCAGCGTGCCTGAGCGCGGGCCGCCTTCCCCCGGGGGAAGGCGGCCCGCTCCTTTGGCCCTGCCCATATGCCCTGACCTGCCGCCTTTGAGACCAGCGTTACACTGGCCCGCATGAGCGACCAACTGGACACCATCCGCAGCCTCGCCAAGAAGACCGACAGCAAGATTCTGATGGTCGTGCTGGACGGCGTGGGCGGCCTGCCGCTGACCGTGAACGGCGACAGCGAACTGGCCGCCGCCAAGACCCCCAACCTGGACGCGCTGGCCGCGCAGAGCCAGCTGGGGCAGGTGGAACTGGTGGGCGCCGGGATCACGCCGGGCAGCGGCCCTGGGCACCTGAGCCTCTTTGGCTACGACCCCCTGAAATACGTGGTGGGGCGCGGGGCCCTCTCGGCCGTGGGCATTGGCGTGAAGCTGGAAGCAGGCGACGTGGCGGTGCGCGGCAACTTTGCCACCCTGGGCGAGGGCCGCGTGGTGCACGACCGCCGCGCCGGGCGCCCCAGTGACGCCAAGAATGCCGAAATCGTGGCCCAGCTGCGCGCGGCCATTCCCGATATTGAGGGCACCCCGGTGGAGATCTACACCGAAAGCGAGCACCGCTTCGTGGTGGTGTTCCGCGCCCAGGGCGGCCCGGCGCTGGGCGCAGGCCTCAGCGATGTGGACCCGCAGGCCACCGGCGTTCAGCCCCTCATGGCCCAGGCCCACGACGAGGCCAGCGGGCGCACCGCCGCGCTGGTCAACGCCTTTGTGGCCCGCGCCGAGGCCGCCCTGGCGGGTGAGCCTCAGGTGAACGGCGTGCTGTTCCGGGGCTACAGCGACGTGCCGCACTTCCCGTCCTTTGACGATGCGTACGGGCTGCGCGCCGCGTGCATTGCCAGCTACCCCATGTACAAGGGGCTGGCGAGCCTCGTGGGCATGGACGTGCTGGAGGTGCAGGGCACGGAAGACGCCCTGGACGGCAAGGTGCAGGCGCTGGGCCAGCACTGGGCCGACTACGACTTCTTCTACTTCCACGTCAAGAAGACCGATTCTGCCGGCGAGGACGGCGACTTTGCCGCCAAGGTGAAAAAGATCGAGTTGTTCGACGCCCTGCTGCCGCAGCTGCTGGCCCTGAAGCCCGACGTACTGGCGATTGTGGGGGACCACAGCACCCCCAGCAAGCTCGCCACCCACTCGTGGCACCCGGTGCCCCTCCTGATTCACAGCGAGTACGGCCGCAAGGACATCGCTGCCCGCTACACCGAGGAAGAAGCCCAGAAAGGCAGCCTGGGCCTGCGCCGGGGCACAGATGTGATGCCGCTGCTGATGGCCAATGCCCTGAAACTGAACAAGTACGGCGCCTGATCGCCGCCCCCAGGGCCACGGCAGGGGACACTCTGAACGGCTCTGGGTCGAAGAAAGCGAAGATTCGGAAAAGGCAGCGGCCCCTCCATCTCGCTGGGGCCGCTGCTGTTCAGGTGCACCCACAGCGTCAGGGCTCCGGCCCCTTTGCCCCACTCTTTCCCTGAAAACCAGCTCAAGGACGAAGGCCATTGGGTGTCAGGTCATGGTCAGTTTCGCGCGGCAAGGTGGAGGCCTTGGGTGGCCCTGCGGCCACCGGGAGGTAACGTCCATGCGAAAAGCCCTGATCGTGGCCGCGCTGCTGCTGACCCCAGCGAGCGCCCAGACCCTGAGCGTGAACATCAGCGCCAGCGTGCCCTACCCCCAGATTCTGCAGACGGCAGCCAATGTGGCCCAGCTGCTTTCGCAGGGGGTGCAGGTGTCGTTCCTGACCCCCGGCAGCCAGCCGGCCGCCACGCTGAGCCCCAGCGGCAGCCTTGTGGTGAACCCCGCGTCGCCGGACGGCACCCGCCTGACCCAGGTGCAGGTGACCACCCCCACCCCCAGCGGCCCCATCCGTGAAATCTACCCGCTGGCCCAGCCGCTCACCGTGGGCCAGAATGTGCAGCCCCAGAGCATTGTGGTGCGCGGCCAGGACGGCACCGCCCGGCCCCTGACGAGCGTGATGGGCCGCCAGGCCGCCTGGGCCAAGGCCCCGGGCCTGCAGAAGAAGCCCGGCGGAATGCCCCCGGGACAGTACAAGAAAACCCAGGGCAATAAGAAATAACGGCCCCCTCGTCCAGGCCCCTTCCCATCTGGGAGGGGGTCTTGCCATGCTGGGGCGTGCCCCTGCCCCGCCCGCTGCTGGTGCTGGACCTGGATGAAACCCTCTGGCACGGCCAGTTGGGCGAGGCCGCCCAGGTCACCTTTGCCCTGCGGCCCCATCTGGGTTTCTTTCTGCGGGCGGTGGCGCAGGCCTACGATCTGGCGGTGTGGACGGCTGCCAGTGGCGACTGGCTGCAGGCAGGATTGCAGGCGCTCAAGCGCGAAACGGGGGTGGATCTGGCGGCCCAGGCGGTCTTTCTCTGGAACCGCGACCGCTGCACCTGGCGCCGGGGCGAGGACGGCGTGCTGCATCTCCGCAAGCCGGCCCGCAAGTTCCGGGCCCGGTGGCTGCGCGCCCGGTATCCCCGCGAGCGGATTCTGGCGGTGGACGACTTGGCCGCGAACTATGCCTGCGGGTACGGCCACCTTGTGCGGGTGACCCCCTGGACCGGCGCCCCCGACGACACCGAACTG
Above is a window of Deinococcus aquaedulcis DNA encoding:
- a CDS encoding AIM24 family protein is translated as MDFTWTGSTERELSAHGHKLEVIEYSAAPMEAPLSGYHQSLSRPRRWRQLAVHVGGGQAVLEPGALQYLRGELEMQAVSASGSGGGLGGFLRGAVTAAATGEGMYKTAYKGSGTLFTEPTRLHLLLGELRGESLIVDDGAFVACVGDLQVGRHVNQGFAQAVGSGEGRVQPKLTGSGIFALQSPVPPEEFQVLELRGETLKVDGNLVVAYTDGLEFKVERSARGLLGSGKTGEGFVQAYRGTGRVWLAPTLPIHLT
- a CDS encoding GGDEF domain-containing protein yields the protein MNARPRWRLTEANRRRMYLWVSGLASVMQLAVGALLLGQPGAAAHWPLLGALVCAGAWALLLTRRVPWRWVDYGVLLAATGLVLAQLLKVPPGGEVSAQLLFAGSFLFLAGFSILPLPGALAYVLGVFAAYGVAVALRGGPVALLWELGLVGLLAAHLSTFGQAVSLERAEARAYARLALTDPLTGLPNRRAMMDRLQRAAQAGQGAAALLLDIDRFKAINDRLGHDAGDEVLREVAARLRRTLAGRGEVARWGGEEFLVLLSPGVPADALSAALQQAVRSAPMTGGVTVTLSLGGATLQEAPAVGDLLKLADARLYVAKAGGRDRAELHTPGLHELRALTLA
- the rpmF gene encoding 50S ribosomal protein L32; its protein translation is MAKHPVPKKKTSKSKRDMRRSHHALVAPNLSECPQCHAKKLSHHICPSCGYYDGRQVLAV
- a CDS encoding trimeric intracellular cation channel family protein, producing the protein MHELEWSPITLEAGLRALDLIGVLAFALSGALLAVRKRFDLFGVLVLGCVTAVGGGAIRDTLTGQTPPLFLRDEAYLWAALLGSGLAFLFGARLARFERTLSLFDTAGLALFAASGAIGAINFGLGPLGVVFAGMLSGVGGGVIRDLIANEVPEIMYRSEQLYATAAAAGALTVWLLYPHVTPFQAQFGGALVVALLRWLSRRGWARLPVRRLPEG
- a CDS encoding deoxyribodipyrimidine photo-lyase — encoded protein: MIHDARVQPLRPGEAGRRGFVLLWVQASVRVRDNHALEYAVQEASRLDLPLVAVFGLTPAYPEANARHYLYLLEGLRDLRRELAARGIPLRVALGTPPEVALQAAQEGAALVVTDVGYVRVAREWRAWLRERLTVPLVQVESEAVVPVRVASPKLEVGARTLRPKLHRLWHEYLVPLEPRELRRTTTDWALGLDLHSPAAQVSALPVDHSVPPGAEEGGEHAALDLLEDFVTRKLETYHLRRNDPTVDGSSRLSAALHYGHLSPLTAALAAREHPGPGTDMFLEELIVRRELSFNLCTYNPAYDRYEGLPAWARATLEEHAGDPREALYTREELDAAQTHDPYWNAAQRQMTRTGRMHNYMRMYWGKKVLEWTHTPQAAYETLVWLNNRYEQDGRNPNSWAGLDWVFGQHDRPWARRPVFGMVRSMTAAGLRRKFDADLYARQWA
- a CDS encoding MBL fold metallo-hydrolase; this encodes MRAPSIPELACHTTVSGARLYTLPLRAFTGLRANAYLAVQGDPARPGYTALVDTGSAQPDSVADLQAALAAVRAAGEAVTWDTLRRVVLTHPHPDHAGGLAAVRALSPAPVAAHEWAVPILERPEERRDAWTVAVDGHLRWAGIPLDSDYAARLRRRGQNLMQPPAGPVEALRDGDRLDGLFEVLHTPGHDGAQVCLRLDEVLLSADHLLPHHSPPLMPERYQRGAGVRHYLAALDRVAALPGITLALGGHDGPMPDPQGRIQGLRARLQAKLAAARAAAQTPTTIFDLTHRLHPTLRPLQAILLLDQTAALVEHLVETGAVQADTRDDGALLVQAR
- a CDS encoding phosphotransferase enzyme family protein yields the protein MSGAALPPGVLAHWGLRTSNPLGGRLNQHWAVQVQGERAALRRWHGDEAQVRYEAALVQQVSGLGWAVPTLLAEPLLAQGAWWSLHAWVPGEAPAREAARQRGRWLAEVHAAFAALPPLPPRPGWRPAHAALLDAETDALLDRCEAARPAEVRLYRWHLHRARVALEGLNLQDRPSHLLHGDFTAWNLRAQGGRLTGLLDFELARPDDPVAEFALAWRGVHDEVVAGYDELHPLGDEARALLTPLWWAHLLEGAALHLRAGTQDDGWTARKLQVRSPLMGPLAAPYPG
- the trmH gene encoding tRNA (guanosine(18)-2'-O)-methyltransferase TrmH — its product is MTPERYAKILRVLSRRQPTLTVLMDEVNKPHNLSAIVRTCDAVGVLRAHAVPPRGGKLADFEGHTFEATSGSAHKWVPVQRHADAVQAVRELQAQGFAVLATHLSQRSVDYREADYTRPTCVLLGAEKWGVSDEAAEAADMNIVVPMFGMVQSLNVSVAAATILFEAQRQRLAAGLYDTPQLSPEQLRAWAFEWAYPDLAPAYRERGEAYPALDEHGQIVGN
- a CDS encoding TerC family protein encodes the protein MFGLEMPPINAEFWAILGTLILLEGLLSADNALVLAVMVRHLKGDLQRKALAYGIGGAVVLRILGVLLASYILEYWWLRAFGALYLAYLAVSHFLKHRTSEDEGDQKAKGRGFWATVVLLNLTDLAFSVDSILAGVALIPRGMPREQGLTIVVFGGIVGLILMRIAATVFLKLLNKYPSFDHVAYALVGWIAVKLGLETLEAAHEIYPAVPYWHMPTPIFWGIMAAIAIIGSFLATRRPAMTDAAAEAKAEAVVHEFDDTVADASDGRIDGR